One Chionomys nivalis chromosome 4, mChiNiv1.1, whole genome shotgun sequence genomic region harbors:
- the Xirp1 gene encoding xin actin-binding repeat-containing protein 1 isoform X2, translating into MAHAQTQLAPAPTVQMRTGKEDLSLPPPPALEGLPPPPPKESFSRFQQQRQASELRRLYKHIHPELRKNLEEAVAEDLAEVLGSEEPTEGDVQCMRWIFENWRLDAIGDHERPAAKEPVSGGNVQATSRKFEEGSFASTPEQEPAGSRPSGGDVQAARQLFETKPLDALTVREEAAEATPKEPAASGDVQGTRKLFETRPLDRLGSHPSIQERSPLELRSEIQELKGDVKKTVKLFQTEPLCAIQDAEGAIHEVKAACREEIQSNAVRSARWLFETRPLDAFNQDPSQVRVIRGISLEEGALPDVSATRWIFETQPLDAIREILVDEKDFQPSPDLIPPGPDVQQQRRLFETCALDTLKGEGDAGAEAPPKEEVIPGDVRSTLWLFETKPLDALRDQVQVGHLQRVGHQKGEGLSTSCLSSDGTSALPLSQGAPQSDGLKGDVKTFKNLFETLPLDSISQGEPLACGHINRAQAADSAKQGTDSPIYAMQDSRGQLHTLTSVSREQVVRGDVQGYKWMFETQPLDQLGRSPSTIDVVRGITRQDEVAGDVGTRRWLFETQPLEMIHQQEQQERQEEDGEGLETPSELPQKGDVQTIRWLFETYPMSELAEKQESEVTDPRSKAEAQSCTWMFGTQSLNQGEGSGEQHLQTSQVRARDRQTDRHVFETESLQASGQPYGRRPVRYSSRVEIPSGQVSRQKEVFQALEAGKMETQEARRSPESIPTGSVHKFTWLFENCPMGSLAAESLRGDNLQEEQPKGSADCGTPERQETATERTLRTLHATPGVLHHGGILMEARGPGELCLARYVLPSPGQGCPYIRKEELVCGELPRILRQVLRRADVDQQGLLVQEDMAGQLQLHPLKLPGPGDTGNIEDMDPELQQLLACGLGVSVAKTGLVMQETGQGLVALTAYSLQPQLTSRAPERSSVQLLASCIDKGDLTGLHSLRWEPPTDPSSTPGREESQRFTPAEGIIQVAPLDSTMEMGHRRVSGAAPCTPPPRAVGKVAAQAPLQEARKQADTSPAGQTVKAALGGPEGTAASPLGSGTPDLQEAMQNLRMATAEAQNLHQQVLNRHPRGLDPAVTSMPNQDVLQASTPATTVTQGNIGPMARSDARIPAVPRKLL; encoded by the coding sequence atggctcatgCCCAGACACAGTTGGCTCCTGCACCAACCGTCCAAATGAGGACCGGAAAAGAggacctctccctccctcctcccccagccctgGAGGgtctgccgccaccaccacccaaggAATCCTTCTCCAGGTTCCAGCAACAGCGGCAAGCCAGCGAGCTCCGCCGTCTCTACAAGCACATCCACCCTGAGCTTCGAAAGAACCTCGAGGAAGCTGTGGCCGAGGACCTGGCCGAGGTGCTGGGCTCAGAGGAGCCCACCGAGGGCGATGTTCAATGCATGCGCTGGATCTTTGAGAACTGGCGACTGGATGCCATTGGTGACCACGAGAGACCAGCCGCCAAGGAACCTGTGTCAGGTGGCAACGTTCAGGCCACCTCTCGGAAGTTTGAGGAAGGTTCCTTTGCCAGCACCCCAGAGCAGGAGCCAGCTGGGTCCCGGCCATCTGGAGGCGATGTTCAAGCTGCCAGACAGCTGTTTGAGACCAAGCCACTGGATGCACTGACAGTCAGGGAGGAGGCGGCAGAGGCCACCCCGAAGGAGCCTGCAGCCAGTGGAGACGTACAGGGTACCAGAAAGCTCTTTGAGACGCGTCCTCTGGACCGGCTCGGGTCCCACCCCTCTATCCAGGAACGGAGCCCCTTGGAGCTGCGCTCAGAGATTCAGGAGCTGAAGGGTGACGTGAAGAAGACAGTGAAGCTGTTTCAGACGGAACCTCTGTGTGCCATCCAGGACGCAGAGGGCGCCATCCATGAAGTCAAGGCTGCCTGTCGAGAGGAGATTCAAAGCAATGCAGTGAGGTCAGCTCGCTGGCTCTTTGAGACCCGACCTCTGGATGCCTTCAACCAGGATCCCAGCCAGGTGCGGGTGATTCGGGGGATCTCCCTTGAGGAGGGAGCCCTGCCCGATGTCAGTGCGACTCGTTGGATCTTTGAGACTCAGCCTCTGGATGCCATCCGTGAAATCTTGGTGGATGAGAAGGACTTCCAGCCATCTCCAGATCTCATCCCTCCTGGTCCAGATGTTCAGCAGCAGCGACGTCTCTTTGAGACCTGTGCCCTGGATACTCTGAAGGGGGAAGGAGACGCTGGGGCAGAGGCTCCACCCAAGGAGGAGGTGATCCCTGGTGATGTTCGCTCTACACTCTGGCTGTTTGAGACCAAACCCCTGGATGCTCTTAGAGACCAGGTCCAAGTGGGCCATCTACAACGGGTGGGTCACCAGAAGGGTGAGGGGCTATCGACCTCCTGTCTGTCTAGTGATGGCACTTCAGCATTGCCTCTGTCTCAGGGTGCCCCCCAGAGTGATGGGTTGAAGGGGGACGTGAAAACCTTCAAGAATCTTTTTGAGACCCTTCCCCTAGACAGCATCAGTCAGGGTGAGCCTTTAGCCTGTGGACATATAAACCGAGCACAAGCAGCTGATTCTGCCAAACAGGGCACAGATTCCCCCATCTATGCCATGCAGGACAGCAGGGGACAACTCCACACCCTAACTTCCGTCAGCAGAGAGCAGGTAGTCAGAGGTGATGTACAGGGCTACAAGTGGATGTTCGAGACGCAGCCCCTAGACCAGCTGGGCCGAAGCCCCAGCACCATTGATGTCGTACGAGGCATCACTCGACAGGATGAGGTGGCTGGAGATGTCGGCACCAGGCGGTGGCTCTTTGAGACACAGCCACTGGAGATGATCCACCAACAAGAGCAACAGGAACGacaggaggaggatggggagggtcTGGAAACCCCTTCTGAGCTCCCCCAAAAAGGCGATGTGCAGACCATCCGCTGGCTGTTTGAGACCTACCCCATGAGCGAGCTGGCAGAGAAGCAAGAATCTGAGGTCACAGACCCCAGGAGCAAGGCCGAGGCACAGTCGTGCACCTGGATGTTTGGGACCCAATCTCTGAACCAGGGAGAAGGCTCTGGGGAGCAGCACCTGCAAACCAGCCAGGTCCGGgctagagacaggcagacagacagacacgtcTTTGAGACTGAATCTCTGCAGGCATCAGGCCAACCCTATGGCAGAAGGCCTGTAAGGTACAGCAGCCGGGTGGAGATTCCTTCAGGGCAGGTATCAAGGCAAAAAGAGGTTTTCCAGGCACTGGAGGCCGGCAAGATGGAGACACAGGAGGCCAGGAGAAGCCCTGAGTCCATCCCCACAGGCTCTGTGCACAAATTCACCTGGCTGTTTGAGAACTGCCCCATGGGCTCCCTGGCAGCTGAGAGCCTCAGAGGAGACAACCTCCAGGAAGAACAGCCTAAAGGCTCTGCAGATTGTGGGACCCCAGAGAGGCAGGAGACAGCGACTGAGAGAACCCTTCGGACTCTGCACGCCACTCCCGGCGTCCTGCACCATGGAGGCATCCTCATGGAAGCCCGGGGGCCAGGGGAGCTCTGCCTCGCCAGGTATGTACTCCCAAGCCCAGGGCAGGGGTGCCCCTACATACGGAAGGAGGAGCTGGTCTGCGGTGAGCTCCCCAGGATCTTACGCCAAGTGCTGCGCAGGGCGGATGTGGACCAGCAGGGGCTGCTGGTTCAGGAGGACATGGCTGGCCAGCTCCAGCTCCATCCACTCAAGCTTCCAGGGCCAGGTGACACTGGGAATATTGAAGACATGGACCCTGAGCTCCAACAGCTGCTGGCTTGTGGCCTTGGAGTCTCTGTGGCAAAGACGGGGCTGGTGATGCAAGAGACGGGGCAGGGCCTAGTGGCACTGACCGCTTACTCCCTCCAGCCCCAACTAACCAGCAGGGCCCCCGAAAGGAGTAGTGTGCAGCTGCTGGCCAGCTGCATAGACAAAGGAGACCTGACGGGCCTTCACAGTCTGCGGTGGGAGCCACCAACAGACCCAAGTTCTACACCAGGCAGGGAGGAGTCCCAGAGGTTTACCCCGGCTGAGGGCATCATACAGGTTGCCCCATTAGACTCCACCATGGAGATGGGACATCGGAGAGTTTCAGGGGCCGCACCCTGCACACCTCCACCTCGAGCAGTTGGAAAAGTGGCAGCTCAGGCCCCGTTGcaggaagcaagaaagcaagcagaTACCAGCCCAGCTGGGCAGACAGTAAAAGCAGCCTTAGGAGGGCCAGAAGGAACCGCAGCTTCCCCTCTAGGGTCTG